One part of the Sorangiineae bacterium MSr11954 genome encodes these proteins:
- a CDS encoding sulfurtransferase, giving the protein MKIQDSAVNDVRAAHLVSERWLADVGSKDPSVRIIDVRWYLLGKSGREEYARGHIPGSVFVALEDISADQGPGRHPIPSAEKFTAAMRAAGVSATTHVIAYDDAGGSIAARLLWLLHRYGHARASVLDGGLPAWTAAGLPLSTEAATPPAGDFVAKLDPSISALDKVHVNAARERTRSGDALILDARAVERYRGDSEPVDARPGHIPGAKSAPWSSNLREGRFKSSEELKEQYRALGAERAREVIVYCGSGVTACHDWLALKLAGVGGVHLYEGSWSDWARDPALPAATGMDDGANANSGGGT; this is encoded by the coding sequence ATGAAGATCCAAGACAGCGCGGTGAACGACGTTCGTGCGGCACATCTCGTGAGCGAGCGATGGCTCGCGGACGTGGGGAGCAAGGATCCCTCCGTTCGCATCATCGATGTCCGATGGTACCTGCTCGGCAAAAGCGGTCGAGAAGAGTACGCGCGTGGTCATATTCCGGGATCCGTGTTCGTGGCGCTGGAGGACATCAGCGCAGACCAAGGCCCAGGGCGCCATCCCATCCCGAGCGCCGAGAAATTTACGGCGGCCATGCGCGCCGCGGGTGTCTCGGCGACGACCCACGTGATCGCCTACGACGACGCCGGGGGCTCGATTGCCGCGCGGCTTTTGTGGCTCTTGCATCGCTATGGGCATGCGCGCGCGTCGGTGCTCGATGGCGGGCTTCCGGCGTGGACGGCGGCGGGGTTGCCTCTGTCGACCGAGGCCGCCACACCGCCCGCCGGCGATTTCGTTGCCAAGCTCGACCCGAGCATCTCGGCCTTGGACAAGGTCCATGTGAATGCGGCACGGGAGCGCACGCGCAGCGGGGATGCGTTGATCCTGGATGCGCGCGCCGTCGAACGCTACCGCGGCGATTCGGAGCCGGTGGATGCCCGCCCGGGGCACATCCCCGGCGCGAAGAGCGCGCCTTGGTCCTCGAACTTGCGCGAGGGGCGCTTCAAGAGCTCCGAGGAGCTGAAAGAGCAGTATCGGGCGCTGGGGGCGGAGCGCGCCCGCGAGGTCATCGTCTATTGCGGCTCGGGGGTCACGGCGTGCCACGATTGGCTGGCGCTGAAGCTGGCGGGCGTAGGCGGGGTGCACCTCTACGAGGGGAGCTGGAGCGACTGGGCGCGCGATCCGGCGTTGCCCGCCGCCACCGGCATGGACGATGGCGCCAACGCGAACAGCGGGGGCGGTACGTGA
- a CDS encoding fatty acid desaturase: protein MLPRNPADYRTILWVLVMPVVAWVQYRDPTLISKMWWVSAYFAVAAGVIAHNHNHVPTFANKRVNNLFSNWISFFYGYPTFVWIPTHNLNHHKYVNKVGDATITWRHTNKNNALVAITYFFVTSYYQSFPIGEFIKKAKKNNPKLHRQIVTQYVVFFGAHATAITVACMMHGLKTGLWVWLCTLGLPALFSLWTLTFFNYGQHVHTDPWSAHNHSRTFDGKLLNFLLFNNGLHTSHHEAASMHWSQLPEAYAKIKDQIHPELRESNFWWWVFRQYFLSVVVPSLGSKQIGRAPFDPPSGEKVRKVRSESVGEAVDAGINAQMI, encoded by the coding sequence ATGCTCCCGCGTAACCCTGCCGATTATCGCACGATTCTTTGGGTTTTGGTCATGCCCGTGGTGGCCTGGGTTCAGTATCGGGATCCAACGCTCATCTCGAAGATGTGGTGGGTCAGCGCCTACTTCGCCGTGGCGGCGGGTGTCATTGCGCACAACCACAACCATGTGCCCACGTTCGCGAACAAGCGCGTGAACAACCTCTTCTCGAATTGGATATCCTTCTTCTACGGATATCCGACCTTCGTCTGGATCCCGACGCACAATCTGAACCACCACAAATACGTGAACAAGGTGGGCGACGCGACCATCACCTGGCGCCACACGAACAAGAACAACGCCCTGGTCGCCATCACGTACTTCTTCGTGACGTCGTACTACCAGTCGTTCCCCATCGGTGAGTTCATCAAGAAGGCGAAGAAGAACAACCCGAAGCTCCATCGCCAGATCGTCACACAATACGTCGTCTTCTTCGGCGCGCACGCCACGGCCATCACCGTTGCATGCATGATGCATGGATTGAAGACGGGCCTTTGGGTGTGGCTCTGCACGTTGGGTCTGCCGGCGCTCTTCTCCCTCTGGACGCTGACCTTCTTCAACTACGGCCAGCACGTGCACACCGATCCATGGTCGGCGCACAACCACTCGCGCACCTTCGACGGCAAGCTCCTCAACTTCCTGCTCTTCAACAACGGCCTCCACACGTCCCACCACGAGGCGGCGAGCATGCACTGGAGCCAGCTTCCCGAGGCCTACGCGAAGATCAAGGATCAGATTCACCCCGAGCTGCGCGAGTCGAACTTCTGGTGGTGGGTCTTCCGCCAGTACTTCCTCTCCGTGGTCGTTCCCAGCCTGGGCAGCAAGCAAATCGGCCGCGCCCCCTTCGACCCGCCCAGCGGCGAAAAAGTCCGCAAGGTCCGCTCCGAATCCGTGGGCGAGGCTGTCGATGCGGGCATCAACGCGCAGATGATCTGA
- a CDS encoding PA2169 family four-helix-bundle protein produces the protein MVMLSSEGEIVASLNRLIVTDYDAIEAYQAAISRISRGEDQATLRSFADDHRRHIAKLAELVRQSEGSPVDHADLRRLVTKGKVVIGGFMGDDAVLGAMYSNESETNEAYARASASRLFSRPVRLVLARFLDDEVRHREWLERRITMTPKGESVLPCM, from the coding sequence ATGGTCATGCTCTCAAGCGAAGGTGAGATCGTCGCATCGTTGAATCGGCTGATCGTCACGGATTACGACGCCATCGAAGCCTACCAAGCCGCCATCTCACGCATCTCGCGGGGCGAGGACCAAGCCACCCTCCGCTCCTTCGCGGACGATCACAGGCGTCACATCGCCAAGCTCGCCGAGCTGGTTCGTCAATCCGAAGGCTCCCCCGTCGACCATGCCGACCTGCGCCGCCTGGTCACCAAGGGCAAGGTCGTCATCGGCGGCTTCATGGGTGACGATGCCGTCCTCGGCGCCATGTACAGCAACGAAAGCGAGACCAACGAAGCCTACGCGCGCGCCAGCGCCTCGCGGCTATTCTCGCGGCCCGTCCGGCTCGTGTTGGCCCGCTTCCTCGATGACGAAGTGCGCCACCGCGAATGGCTGGAGCGGCGCATCACCATGACCCCCAAAGGGGAGAGCGTCTTGCCGTGCATGTGA
- the acnA gene encoding aconitate hydratase AcnA has product MSANSFGSQSILKVRSGEGEKEFTIYRLDALNAKFPAWQKLPYALKILLENLLRTEDGTSVRAEDIEALANWKAKGEPDREIAFSPSRVLLQDFTGVPAIVDLAAMRDAMRKMGGDPKKINPLQAVELVIDHSVQVDAFGTPQALQQNGDLEFERNHERYQFLRWGQKAFSNFRVVPPDTGIVHQVNLEYLARVVFTAADQEGAPKIARPEAYPDTLVGTDSHTTMINGLGVLGWGVGGIEAEAAMLGQPVSMLIPQVIGFRLHGELPEGTTATDLVLTVTQMLRRKGVVGKFVEFYGEGLAALPLADRATIANMAPEYGATCGIFPIDDETLRYLRLTGRPEALIALVESYAKEQGLFHTKDTPEASYTDTLELDLRTVEASLAGPTRPQDRVRLSEAKKSFDDALKVMLSRTQPTIPHKQLTVLKAEGGGGTAVGAQASVTEENIPLPPKSKRLLEQAVEELVHGAVVIAAITSCTNTSNPSVLMAAGLLAKKAIERGLAVKPWVKTSLAPGSKVVTEYLANAGLLPYLEQLRFHLVGYGCTTCIGNSGPLPAPISKAIDDGNLMVAAVLSGNRNFEGRVHPEVRANYLASPPLVVAYALAGRMDIDLTHEAIGEDQFGKAVYLKDIWPSQKEIYDTVLESVKSASFQKVYAEVFAGDAHWQGLKVPEGDLYAWDDKSTYVKHPPYFVNLPPKPAPVLDIRNARVLALLGDSITTDHISPAGSIRKDGPAGKYLVENGVQPKDFNSYGARRGNHEVMVRGTFANIRLRNQLAPGTEGGVTRHLPDGEQMSIYDAAMRYEKEGVPLIVLAGKEYGSGSSRDWAAKGPKLLGVRAVIAESYERIHRSNLVGMGILPLQFGAGDSAQSLGLTGEEVFDIDGLAPLLAGGLQHRDITVKARRPDGIVREFVATVRIDTPQEIHYYQHGGILPFVLRQLLAKG; this is encoded by the coding sequence ATGTCAGCAAACAGCTTTGGCAGTCAATCGATCCTCAAGGTGCGTTCCGGTGAAGGCGAGAAAGAGTTCACGATTTATCGTCTGGACGCGCTGAACGCGAAGTTCCCCGCGTGGCAAAAGCTGCCGTACGCGCTCAAGATCCTCCTCGAGAACCTCCTTCGCACCGAGGATGGAACGTCGGTACGGGCCGAGGACATCGAGGCGCTGGCCAACTGGAAAGCGAAGGGTGAGCCCGATCGCGAGATCGCCTTCTCGCCCAGCCGCGTGCTCCTTCAAGACTTCACCGGCGTCCCCGCCATCGTCGACCTGGCCGCCATGCGCGACGCCATGCGGAAGATGGGCGGCGATCCGAAGAAGATCAACCCGCTGCAGGCCGTGGAGCTCGTGATCGATCACTCGGTGCAGGTCGACGCCTTCGGGACCCCGCAGGCCCTCCAGCAGAACGGTGATCTCGAGTTCGAGCGCAACCACGAGCGCTATCAATTCTTGCGCTGGGGCCAGAAGGCCTTCTCCAACTTCCGCGTGGTGCCGCCCGACACCGGCATCGTGCACCAGGTGAACCTGGAGTACCTCGCGCGCGTGGTGTTCACCGCCGCCGATCAAGAGGGCGCGCCGAAGATCGCGCGCCCCGAGGCGTATCCCGACACCTTGGTGGGAACCGACTCGCACACCACCATGATCAACGGGCTCGGCGTGCTCGGGTGGGGCGTCGGCGGCATCGAGGCCGAGGCGGCCATGCTCGGGCAGCCCGTCTCCATGCTCATCCCGCAGGTCATCGGCTTCCGCCTCCACGGCGAGCTCCCCGAGGGCACCACCGCGACCGACTTGGTGCTCACCGTCACCCAGATGCTCCGCCGCAAGGGCGTGGTCGGCAAGTTCGTCGAGTTCTACGGCGAGGGCCTGGCCGCCCTGCCGCTCGCCGATCGCGCGACCATCGCCAACATGGCCCCCGAGTACGGCGCCACCTGCGGCATCTTCCCCATCGACGACGAGACCCTGCGCTACCTGCGCCTCACGGGCCGCCCCGAGGCGCTCATCGCCCTGGTCGAGTCCTACGCCAAGGAGCAAGGCCTCTTCCACACCAAGGACACCCCGGAGGCGAGCTACACGGACACCTTGGAGCTCGATCTCCGCACCGTCGAGGCCAGCCTGGCCGGCCCCACGCGCCCGCAGGATCGCGTGCGCCTGAGCGAGGCCAAAAAATCGTTCGACGACGCGCTCAAGGTGATGCTCTCGCGCACCCAGCCGACGATCCCCCACAAGCAGCTGACGGTGCTCAAGGCCGAAGGCGGCGGCGGCACGGCGGTCGGCGCGCAAGCCTCGGTGACGGAGGAGAACATCCCGCTGCCGCCCAAGAGCAAGCGCTTGCTCGAGCAAGCCGTCGAAGAGCTGGTGCACGGGGCGGTGGTGATCGCGGCCATCACCAGCTGCACGAACACCTCGAACCCGTCGGTGCTCATGGCCGCCGGTCTGCTCGCGAAGAAGGCCATCGAGCGCGGCCTCGCGGTCAAGCCGTGGGTGAAGACCAGCCTCGCGCCCGGCTCCAAGGTCGTGACCGAGTACCTCGCGAACGCGGGCCTCTTGCCGTACCTCGAGCAGCTCCGCTTCCACCTCGTCGGCTACGGATGCACCACGTGCATCGGCAACAGCGGCCCGCTCCCGGCGCCCATCTCCAAGGCCATCGACGATGGGAACCTGATGGTGGCCGCGGTGCTCAGCGGCAACCGCAACTTCGAGGGCCGCGTGCACCCCGAGGTCCGCGCCAACTACCTCGCCTCGCCGCCGCTGGTGGTGGCCTACGCGCTCGCCGGCCGCATGGACATCGACTTGACCCACGAGGCCATCGGCGAGGATCAATTCGGCAAGGCCGTGTACCTCAAGGACATCTGGCCGTCGCAAAAAGAGATCTACGACACGGTGCTGGAGTCGGTGAAGTCGGCCTCCTTCCAGAAGGTCTACGCCGAGGTGTTCGCGGGCGACGCGCACTGGCAGGGCCTGAAGGTGCCCGAGGGCGATCTGTACGCGTGGGACGACAAGTCGACCTATGTCAAGCACCCGCCCTACTTCGTGAACCTGCCGCCCAAGCCCGCGCCGGTGCTCGACATCCGCAACGCGCGCGTGCTGGCGCTGCTCGGCGACAGCATCACCACCGACCACATCTCGCCGGCCGGCAGCATCCGCAAGGACGGCCCCGCGGGCAAGTACCTCGTCGAGAACGGCGTGCAGCCCAAGGACTTCAACTCCTACGGCGCCCGCCGCGGCAACCACGAGGTCATGGTGCGCGGCACCTTCGCCAACATCCGCCTGCGCAACCAGCTGGCGCCCGGCACCGAGGGCGGCGTCACCCGCCACCTGCCCGACGGCGAGCAGATGAGCATCTACGACGCGGCCATGCGCTACGAGAAAGAAGGCGTGCCGCTCATCGTCCTCGCCGGCAAAGAGTACGGCTCCGGCTCCTCACGCGACTGGGCGGCCAAGGGTCCCAAGCTGCTCGGCGTGCGCGCGGTCATCGCCGAGAGCTACGAGCGCATCCACCGCAGCAACCTGGTTGGGATGGGCATCCTCCCGCTCCAGTTCGGCGCGGGCGATAGCGCGCAGTCCCTCGGCCTCACCGGCGAAGAGGTCTTCGACATCGACGGCCTCGCCCCGCTGCTCGCCGGTGGGCTCCAGCACCGCGACATCACCGTCAAAGCGCGCCGCCCCGACGGCATCGTGCGCGAGTTCGTGGCCACCGTACGCATCGACACGCCGCAGGAGATTCACTACTACCAGCACGGCGGCATCCTCCCGTTCGTGCTGCGTCAGCTCCTCGCGAAGGGTTGA
- a CDS encoding MBL fold metallo-hydrolase, producing MKFFSIDGNSQRLDGGAMFGNAPRALWSRWIAPDEQNRIPLACRALLVEEESGRRVLLEAGIGAFFEPKLRDRFGVVEERHVLLDNLAAAGVRPEDVDVIVLSHLHFDHAGGLLQPWARDKAPALAFPRARYVVSEPAWTRALEPHARDRASFIPELQPLLREAGVEVVPAASTASQTLGAHYSFFYSDGHTPGLMLTRVESPGRGAITFLGDLAPGMAWVHLPITMGYDRYPELLIGEKRALFDGIIDRGEWVFYTHDPHVAASRLDRDPHGKYVTREPVAELRWE from the coding sequence GTGAAGTTCTTCTCCATCGACGGCAACTCGCAGCGCCTCGACGGCGGCGCCATGTTCGGCAATGCGCCGCGCGCGCTGTGGTCGCGGTGGATCGCGCCCGACGAGCAGAATCGCATTCCGCTGGCGTGCCGTGCGCTCTTGGTCGAGGAGGAGAGCGGGCGACGGGTGCTGCTCGAGGCAGGCATCGGCGCCTTCTTCGAGCCCAAGCTGCGCGATCGCTTCGGCGTGGTGGAGGAGCGGCACGTGCTGCTCGACAACCTCGCCGCGGCGGGCGTGCGCCCCGAGGACGTCGACGTCATCGTGCTCTCGCACCTTCACTTCGACCACGCCGGCGGCCTTTTGCAGCCTTGGGCACGAGACAAGGCGCCCGCCCTCGCCTTTCCGCGCGCCCGCTACGTGGTGAGCGAGCCGGCCTGGACGCGCGCGCTCGAGCCCCATGCGCGCGATCGCGCGTCGTTCATCCCCGAGCTGCAGCCGCTCCTGCGCGAGGCCGGGGTGGAGGTGGTGCCGGCGGCGAGCACCGCCAGCCAGACATTGGGTGCACACTACAGCTTTTTCTACTCCGACGGGCACACGCCGGGTCTGATGCTCACGCGCGTGGAGAGCCCGGGCCGCGGGGCCATCACCTTCCTGGGCGATCTGGCGCCCGGCATGGCGTGGGTGCATCTGCCGATCACGATGGGCTACGATCGGTATCCGGAGCTCCTCATCGGCGAGAAGAGGGCGCTGTTCGACGGCATCATCGATCGGGGCGAGTGGGTCTTCTACACCCACGATCCCCACGTCGCCGCCAGCAGGCTGGACCGCGATCCGCACGGCAAATACGTGACGCGGGAGCCGGTGGCGGAGCTTCGTTGGGAGTAG